From the Tenacibaculum dicentrarchi genome, the window GAACATTTACACCGAAAATTGTAAGAATGGATAAATAATATGGACACAAAAATAATACAATTTACTGCTGCAAAAGGTCCTGCTGAATGTGCATGGGTAGTTGCAAAAGTATTAAAAATGTTTTTAAAAGAATTGATGCGTACTAAATGTACGTATCAAATTCTTCATAAAGAGGATGGTATTGAAAACGGTACTGTACAATCAGTAAGTATCGAAATTAAAGGAAAAGAACTTGCCGTATTTTTAAAAGATTGGTTAGGAACTATTCAATGGGTTGGAACATCTACAATTAGAAAATTTCATAAACGTAAAAATTGGTTTATTGGTTGTTACGAATTAGAGGAGTATCAGCAAAAAAAAATTATTGATACTGAAATTAAATTTCAAGCAATTAGAAGTTCAGGTGCAGGTGGACAACACGTAAACAAAGTAAGTTCTGCTATAAGAGCAAAACATATACCAAGTGGTATTCAGGTTTTGGTGATGGATAGTCGTTCACAACATCAAAATAAAAAAATAGCAATTGAACGATTAAAAGAGAAAATTAAAGAGCATAGCACAATTGAATTAAAATCTGCTGTAAAAACGGCATGGAAAAATCATTTAGATTTAGAAAGAGGAAATCCTGTGCGTATCTTTGCAGGTACTGATTTTAAAAATCAAAAAAAGAAAACATCTTTTAAATCAAAAAGAAATCAGTTAAAAATTGATTTACGAAAACAAATAGAATAATTAAAATAAGTTTTCTTTTAAAGAAATATAAATAAGAAACAAATGGGAATAGTACCAAATAACTACGTTTTTAAAGCATTAGATTCTTTTCATTACGATACAGAAGAAACTATGGAGGCTTTAAATTACGCCCTGTCTTATGATGCTGAAAATACCATGGCATTAACTTTAATGGGGCGTGTGTATAGTGAAAAATTATATGATTACACAGAAGCTATTTTATATTTTAAACAAGTATTAGCTATTAAAATTAATGCTTTTGAGGTATATGAACCTTTTATAAATGCACTATTATGGAATGAAGATATTAAAGAAGCTGAAGATTTTATAGATTTTGCTTTAACTGTAAAAGGTGCTGATAAAGCTGTTTTATATGCTAAAAAATCAGTTTTGTATGAGAAATTAAAAAAATATAAAAAGGCTTTATATTTTATTAACGAAGCAAAAGAACACACTTTTAATACGGCTTTTATGGAAATAATTATCGAACAAAAAAAACGTATTAAAGATAAGATGCCTAAAAAAAAGAAAATAAAATCTGTTAAAAAAGAAACATCAAAAATAACAAAGAAAATTATAGAAGATAAAAATGAAGCACAATCGGAATAATTAAAAAATAGTTTTAGGTATTATGAAACTAAAATAATAAGTGCTTTTTAAAAATCACATCAAATTTAATGAATAAACCAACTATAAATATTGGAGTTTTGGCGCATGTGGATGCAGGTAAAACAACTTTAACAGAACATTTTTTATATAATTCAGGAGCAATTAGAACTCTTGGAAGTGTAGATAAAGGTTCAACAAGTACTGATAGCTTAGATATTGAAAAAGAACGTGGTATTTCTATAAAAGCTGCGACCACGTCATTTGATTGGAAAGGCGTTAAAATTAATTTAATTGATACACCTGGTCACGTTGATTTTTCGAGTGAAGTAGAGCGAGCACTCTGTGTTGTTGATGCTGTTGTTTTGGTTGTTTCTGCTGTAGAAGGCGTGCAAGCCCACACCTTAAATATTTGGGACTCCTTACAAGAATTACAAATTCCGACCATTATTTTTATCAATAAAATAGATAGGCAAGGAGCCGATGCCGAAATGGTAATTACGCAATTAGAAACCGATTTAAAAGTAAAACCTGTTGTG encodes:
- the prfH gene encoding peptide chain release factor H; this encodes MDTKIIQFTAAKGPAECAWVVAKVLKMFLKELMRTKCTYQILHKEDGIENGTVQSVSIEIKGKELAVFLKDWLGTIQWVGTSTIRKFHKRKNWFIGCYELEEYQQKKIIDTEIKFQAIRSSGAGGQHVNKVSSAIRAKHIPSGIQVLVMDSRSQHQNKKIAIERLKEKIKEHSTIELKSAVKTAWKNHLDLERGNPVRIFAGTDFKNQKKKTSFKSKRNQLKIDLRKQIE
- a CDS encoding tetratricopeptide repeat protein — its product is MGIVPNNYVFKALDSFHYDTEETMEALNYALSYDAENTMALTLMGRVYSEKLYDYTEAILYFKQVLAIKINAFEVYEPFINALLWNEDIKEAEDFIDFALTVKGADKAVLYAKKSVLYEKLKKYKKALYFINEAKEHTFNTAFMEIIIEQKKRIKDKMPKKKKIKSVKKETSKITKKIIEDKNEAQSE